DNA from Sphingomonas psychrotolerans:
TTCGTTCGAGGAGCCGAAAAAGGTCTTGGCAAGGCCGCCGAGCATCGTGAATTCCTGTCGTATTGATGGTGATCGGGCGGGCGCAGCCGGTTTTCCGGGCGCCCGCGTCATGCGAAAACGAAAAAAGGGCGGCCGCCTCAGCGCGCCGCACACAGCCTCACTCGAGCCGACGCTCGAAGGGCAGATAGGTTGCGCGAAGCGGTGTGCTTTCGCTCTGCGGCCACGCGCCATCCCGCGCCTCGATGCGCCGGGGCACCGAAACCGCGGGGATCGTCCGCTGCGAGCGGCTCACCGCCGCCTCTGCCGTCTGCGCCGCCTGGACCAATGCCACGCCCTGCACCTGACGCACCACGCGATCGCCCGAACCGTTGCCGGTCAGGCTCGCGAGCAGCGCAGTGAGGAGAAGCAGCAGGTTCAATTCGGCTCTCTCGGCAAGAGGCAGCGACATAGTGTGCCGGGTGCCATTCGTCTAATCAAAATGCTCCGCGGGTCCGAGGGCCGCGCTGCGGCGGTTTCCACCGCGCCGTGGACTCGTTCGGTTGACTGATTGACTCGATCGCGCATTTTCGAGCGGAAGCGGCGGGTTTGCGCCTGGTTTGGGTCGGCGAAGCGACAGTCACGCGCCAAAGACGCCCCATGCACGCGACAGGCGCGCCACACACCGGAGCGACATGCACGCGACACCTTCGCGACACCCACGCTGCCGGATCGCGCCGATCACGCGCCCGCCTGGCGACACACGCGCCACGCCTGCGCGACATCCGCGCAACACCGCGTAATGAAAGAAGATTCTGCCGCTCGTCCATGGAGAAACGAAAGCAGATCAAATCCTACATTGCCAGTCTTTCAGGTATCGAAGCCAGTCGCTGATTATCGCAGCTTCGCATCATTTCCGTCGAAATCAGCTGCGTCCGGTGCAAGGGCTTCGAACTGCACCGCGATCCGGCCGCTACGCAGCGCTTCGGAGGCGTCCTTGCTCTCCGAATAGGGGTCGAAGATCATCCGACAAGGGTTATCGAGCTGATCACCTTGGATGCTCTCCACGCATTGCTGCGCTCTGCCGTCCAAGCTTATCACGAAACGCATGTCCGTCCGCGCGTATTTTGCTTCCGGCATGGTCGGCAATGCCGGAGACTTCCCGTCAAACTGGCCCGCCCCTCGCAACCGCACCTTGTATCGCCCGCGCGCGTCCGCCTTTCCGGCACGAAGCTGGCCGGGTGTCATCGCGAAGGCGTATTTGCAGAATTGCGCGACCGCCAGCTGGTTTCCTTCGCCAGAACTCCGGCACGACAGCAACGCGCCTTCTGAACTATAGACCGCCTGTGCAGTAGCTGCCCAATTCGTCGGCTCACGGACCGGCACCTTCGGTAGAGCCCAGGTGAATTGCGTTTCGAAGGTCGCCGGGATCGGAGCGCCATCGGCATTCGTCGCCGGCTTGAAGCGCGCATTTTTACGCATCAGATCACACGTCGCCTTGTCCAGCACGTCGAAGCCGGTCGAAAGCACTATCTCGCAATCAGAGACACAACCTCTCGCATCGACTTCGAGGCGAAAACGTGCTGCGCCTTGCAGGCCAAGCGCTTCTGCTTTTCGAGGGTAGTCGTTATCGGTCACCCAAGGCCGATTGCCGCGGGGTTGGCAAAGTCCGGTCGAATTTGCGGGAAGCTGCATAACGGCTGCGGCCACCCATATCGTCGCCAAAATCATTGATCTTTCCCCCCCTTTGCCCGAAGCAGCCGCACCCTATCAGCAGGCTGTTTCATGTCCACCGAACGCTCTCCGCTCGCACTCCGCTTCCCCGATCTGCCGGCCATTCCCGGCGTCACGCCGCGCGTCGCCCGGGCACGCTACAAGAATTGGGACCGCTGCGACCTGACCTTCGTCGCGCTGGACGAGAGCACCAGCGTCGCCGGGGTGCTGACCAACAGCAAATGCCCCTCGCCCGAAGTCGAATGGTGCCGCAAGGCGCTGGTACTCGGACGCGCCCGTGCGCTGGTGGTCAATGCCGGCAATTCGAACGCCTTCACCGGCAATCGCGGCCGCGCCGCGGTCGAGGCGATCGCCGCGCGTGCCGCCGCGCATCTCGGCTGCGAGCCTTCCGACGTGTTCGTGGCCTCGACCGGAGTGATCGGCGTGCCCTTGCCGATCGACAAGGCCGAAGCCGGGCTCGATGCCGCCTTCACTGCCGCGCCTGCTAGCTGGGAAGGCGCCGCCGCGACGATCATGACCACCGACACCTTCGCCAAGGCGGCGGTGACCAGCGCAGTGGTCGACGGCCGGACGGTCAATCTCGTCGGGATCATCAAGGGCTCGGGGATGATCGCGCCCGACATGGCGACGATGCTCGGCTTCGTCTTCACCGACGCCGCGGTCGCGCCCGAATTCCTGCAGGCGGCGCTGAACGATGCCAATCGCAAGAGCTTCTCCTGCATCACCGTCGACGGCGACACCTCGACCAGCGACACGATCCTAGCCTTCGCCACTGGCAAGGCGGGCAATGCCCCGCTCGAGAGTGACGACGACGCGGGTGCCGATGCCTTCCGCGCCGCGCTCGCCGATCTCTGCCACCAGCTCGCCTTGCTCGTCGTGCGCGACGGCGAAGGCGCGCAGAAATTGATCGAAATCACCGTCGAA
Protein-coding regions in this window:
- a CDS encoding energy transducer TonB, translating into MTDNDYPRKAEALGLQGAARFRLEVDARGCVSDCEIVLSTGFDVLDKATCDLMRKNARFKPATNADGAPIPATFETQFTWALPKVPVREPTNWAATAQAVYSSEGALLSCRSSGEGNQLAVAQFCKYAFAMTPGQLRAGKADARGRYKVRLRGAGQFDGKSPALPTMPEAKYARTDMRFVISLDGRAQQCVESIQGDQLDNPCRMIFDPYSESKDASEALRSGRIAVQFEALAPDAADFDGNDAKLR
- the argJ gene encoding bifunctional glutamate N-acetyltransferase/amino-acid acetyltransferase ArgJ, encoding MSTERSPLALRFPDLPAIPGVTPRVARARYKNWDRCDLTFVALDESTSVAGVLTNSKCPSPEVEWCRKALVLGRARALVVNAGNSNAFTGNRGRAAVEAIAARAAAHLGCEPSDVFVASTGVIGVPLPIDKAEAGLDAAFTAAPASWEGAAATIMTTDTFAKAAVTSAVVDGRTVNLVGIIKGSGMIAPDMATMLGFVFTDAAVAPEFLQAALNDANRKSFSCITVDGDTSTSDTILAFATGKAGNAPLESDDDAGADAFRAALADLCHQLALLVVRDGEGAQKLIEITVEGAESDRSAHRIAMSIANSPLVKTAIAGEDANWGRIVMAVGKAGEPAERDKLAIRFGTTQVAQSGLAVEGYDEAPVAAHLKGREIEIGVDLGLGDGRATVWTCDLTHGYISINADYRS